ACAAATACAAAGTCGAATATGCACGTACAGATCAATAGATGTGACGGTGGAAACATCCTGAGATGTACATGCATAAACGGAGGAAACGATGAGTTGTGCTTCAATTCGGAAATTTGGCAGTTCTTCCAAATAACGACAGGAAGACCTAGTCTCGATTCTGCTGCAGAGCTCACCGAGAAATGTAGTCAGGTGTGTCGGCGTCTACTGACACTCCCAAGATGCTTAGACGCTTTCTCTGACAAAATGAGATGACAACAGTCCAGCAAAGACGAAAACAGGCAAAGAACAATGAGATCTCGAAAGCTGCTGCGGAACCTGTGTGCGTGTAGCAGACAGAAAACTCGAGGAAAAGAGTGAAGAGCTTTTTCAAATGTAAGACGCatctcgagagaaacaagccGGGGTCACGGCGACCTCCGAAAACTGCGCTGCGGTGAGGAGCGCGAtggagagcagagagtgACAGGAAAAGGGATGTTCGACCGTCGACGGCCTGTGTTGACTGTATTTGTAGGAAGAACATGCGTTTTTCAAACGgctccagagaaaaacagtctCACCCTCTGGATATTCATCATCTTCAGGATGCCGAACTCAGGGTCCGCCGACAGCCTacaaagacgcagacaaaCAAGCTACACagtgaaaagagagaacgcgactcttctcgctttttcgttcttgctgtctcccgcttctgTGTAGCGTGACAGACCCATCGGACACACAGCgtaaaaagagaaaaaagagaaaaagacagaaaaaaggaaacgagagagaagagagaaaaagaagcgggAAACATAGACAAACGTGGGAACCGAAAAACGCAGGTACGGCTTTATGGTACATGCTGGGCTCCTCTGTTGTCAGCCGCGAGCCTCGCCTCTTCCACATCGTTCTCCATCTGATTCGTCCTCATCGTCCTCTTTCCGCATCGCCAAActgttctcgtcttcgccttctttcgttcttccttgttccctcccctctccttctctctcgtcttcgtcttctctctctcgtcttctccttcatcttcttctttctgctcgtcttctctccccgcttGTCCTggtctttccttttctcttctctcttcctctgcgcgcttctctccatctcgcCTGCTCTGTTGGCttgcctttttctccgttccaGGCGCCTGTCCTCTCCCGGtgttccgctgtctctcacCTTTGCAGCGTGTACGGATCGCGAAAGCGGTGCTTCAGAGTGTACACCAGGCCGGTCGTCGTCTCCCAGAACTTCACGACTCCACATGCGCGGTCGTCGTCGTAGTGAAACGTAGCTAcccacgcatgcatgtgtttATCCCAGAGCGTTCCTGACGAGCGACAGGAACTCGGCGAACGCAGGGAGGCCCAGTCGAAACTAAACGCACTGTAAAAGTCTCCCCGCTCCCCTCGCTCCCCGCGCCGCTCCCTTTACTCCACAGCGAACATCACTGCTGCAGCGATGCGCATACAGACATCTACGAACTCGTCGCATGTAGACTGGCACACACAAAACAAAAAATATGCACAGTTCTACTATAAACACAAACCTTTTCATACACGCATGAAAAGCGTGCATACATACTCagagatatatatatctctatatctatatcaatatatatatatatagatatatatagctatagatatatatatgcatttgtgtCTGTACGCTATGtgcgcatatacatatatatatatatatatattcatacacGCACTGAGTGAGAGAGTGTCCAGGCTTGATCGCGacgcgcgcatgcgtttcgcaTGTTGCTCGACATTTGATTGTATCTGTTTCTCACCAacacagacgaaggcgaaggctgGGAGACCGAGGAGAAGGCTGGTCATGAGGATCGAGTGATCCATGGCGTTTCCGGATCGAATTTGGACGGCGAATTCTGGGGTGAAGACAAGGTTTTCTCGTTTGACCGCGAAAGGCACACACCGGCAGTAGTGGAAGACAGAGCTCTCGGAGTCAACGCCAAAGGGCGGTCGGATTCctggagaaagcagacgGAACGTTACCGTTTACGCGGTGTCTCGCATCCGAATCCAGCCTACagctttcgcttcttcgctacAGTGGCCTCAGCACTCGAAGTCATCCGATCTGTCGCTCGCGCGTTTCAGCGCTGGCAAACAGAGCTCTCGAGAAACATCAGACGCCCGATGGAATCTTGTTCCCTGACGGACAACGAAACTCCTCTTCAAGAGTTGCATTCGCAGACGGGGAAGATGTTGCTGAGGCGAGCCGATCTGAACTGAGGCAACTCAcctcttcactctctttctccccatGTCACTGCTTCCACTCACTTGTTCTCTGTCCTTGCCCCCgtccctctgttctctctctacgTCTACCTgattcgttctctctgcctcctctccatCCAGCTCTAGATCTCGTTGTCGTCATCCGCTTCTCCAGGTGCAGCCCACTCTTCacatttctcttctcgcgcctcctctcacacaactttctctcttgttcttctcccgacttccctttctctctctccgtttctgcctctctctgttcctctgtctcccccagTTTCGCTCAATTCCTTTCAACCGCTTCTCGCAAAGTTGAACGTAGGAAGTTCGCTTGCTGAAAAACTTCTGTAGCGTCAGATTTCGTTGATTGAGACCAGTGTCTAAATTTAGTGAACGGTTTTGATGAAAACAGAGAGTTGCGCGTCCGCATGGCAAACGCCCGGTAGCTCTTCTCCACCAAAGTGTCGAGAACGTATGTGCCTCTCCGCGCCTTTTTTCCTCGCAAGAAAAATCCTGCAAAGCGGCAAATCACTCACTTGTGACCATCGTGGGTGCGTAGTgggtctcctttctctggtCAAGAAACTCGACGTCGAAAAAACGAGGCGGACCTACTCCTGTGTCCGGATTTACCAAGCCTTTCTTTTCGATGACCTCTGCGTACATTcgctgaaaagaaaacgaagagagattCTGTGCAAATCCTCAACCTGTCGTTTCCAACAAACGTCGCAAAACGTCAGAGAGTTCAggcgaaacaggaaagaccaagacgggagacagcacgatgggggagaagaagaaagacgagaagatggagaagaagaaagaagagaagatggagaagaagaagaaacgggcAGACGAAAGGTCTGGAAACAAACATGCATTTTGGTTCACGCACTTACAGGTGTagactgcagagaagagaagaggaaagaaatgCACACAAATCTCCGCCCAAACAATCGGTGCACTCCTGACGAGAAGAGATCCTCAGTCCTAACTGAAGCCTACGTACGCAACTCTTTGCGAATATACACGCATGTAAATGCAACAGAAGTTTGTGCTGTGTGCATTTGTGTATTTATGCGAGACACAACATCACATGCAACTATGTATTCACATAACTGCATCTTTGTATACCTGTTATTACATGACTGTACAGATACAGGCGTGTACATAGACCTGCAGTGGCATCCACGTCCATATAGAGGGACCTATCCATGCTTGTCTATGTGTCTGTATGTGAGTGGAGATTAAAAGTCACATCGTCGATTTCACCAAACGCAAAAACGTCTCAGACCCAGgacgccttctctccggAAACAAACAAGATtggagacgccgaggcagCAGCATTCCGACAAGCAGGCCTGCGTGTCTCCACGCATTTGAGGGGCTGTccaaaacgaaagagaaagactgCCAGCTCAAACGCCAGCGCAGAAGGCGCTAGACCAACCAACTGAGACGCGATACACACAGGTAGCTGGGATGTTGCAGAGCACAGGAAACGCCCCGCACACTGTGCTGATCATGCACTGATAAGACGAGTCTCGTAAAAGAAAATTCCGTGGAACATTCTTGGCGTGATCTGTTGCGGAGCTCGACGCTGCGTCCATTCTTGGTTTCTTATTAGTGTCTCAGGCAGTGCATTCCAATTCGGTacaagagcgaagagggCGCCTGCTACACATGAGTGCTCGACGCATCACTGGCCGTAAAGCCGAAGCTCCTGCACAACTCAAAAGCGTCCTGTTGACGAGGTGTACGAAGCAGGCAGCTCGGATCCCCGCGAACCGCGTGACCATGGTTCGCGAGGACTCTCTTCCTGCAAGGGAGCGACCTAGGAAAATGCGAAAAACCGCTTCGTCGTCGCGAGGATCTTGCCAGCTAGCATGCACCACCGACTGCAACCGGACGGCGTCGAATGTCATTCAACAGAGCGaacgagaacgcgaagacgTTTTCTACGAACCTTCAGTCTTTCGTAGGTATTCCGCAGCGCTCGAGGAAAGTTGCTCGTTGTCGTGATGCGCTCAGGCTCCGGCAGTCTGAGagcaaaagaggaaacggagacctGGCAATGGTCTCGCCGGCCGCCAGCTCAGCAAGCAGACGTCCACGAGACGGCACAAACACCACAAGGTCCCGCCAAGCCCCGTGGCGCCCTTCGCGCCGGCTTTgtgcgagacagaaacgcagaaaaacgagacgaaacgcgCGCCCTGTATGGAAGGTTTGGGCCGAGTCTACGAAACGGTTGGTGCGTTTTTTCATGGAATTCATTTCAGAACGTCCAGCGACTCAAACGCGCTGTACTGAGTAGAGCTCCCGCCTTCCATCGAATGACTCGACATGCATTCCGGCCGGTTTCGATCGACTGTGAATGCATTCAACTCTCTCCTGTCGTCGTCTCCTGTCGTCGTCTCCTGTCGTCGCCGTCGAAGCTGCCAGTGCGACCTCTGCGTGCATCTGCTCAAGTGTAGCGATGCAAGCGCGCCTCCCTGTCCTCGATGTCTCCCTCAGCGAGCCAGAAGCTACGCGAGAGCGGTACGAAGATGTACGGTGGCATCCCTCTGCATCGGAGAAAGCATCTCGTGGAGAGGCtagagagacgagagagagacaacggtgcgcagagacagtggccgagaggcggagagaggacaaCATGGCCTAGggacaggcagagaaggaaaagtcAACATGACCAGCGGTCGCTCCCCGagctgaggaggaagagacctggcgagacatgcagagaccagtggagagacaaagaactcAGGAAAAGCCTGGCAATAATGGTCACTCACTTGTCGATGCCGGAGACTTCCAGAATGTCGGGGCAAGTCCACGCCTCGAATTGAATGGTCGACGGCCGGTCTGCCTTGTGAATGAAGGCGAGGCGTCtggaggtggagaagacgcgagtcTCGTACGACTGTCGCGTattcgcttctctgcaagAAGACATGGCCAGTCAGTGGCGAGCATGCATTTGCAgatctctccctctgctggGGTCCTATCTTTGCAAGTGGAAGCAAACTCGCATCCATTTCTACGCATACACAGAAATAAATGGACaaacagatagatagatagatagatagatagacagatagatagatagatagatagatagatacatacatacaaacatacatacatacatagaaAGAGATATAGACACAGATAGATGTGAATAGAAAGATAgaaatagatagatagacgtACGTAGAGGCGTCTGTATGCATAGGCATATAATGCAGCACATACTCAaatgcagatgcatgcagggagATGCTCATCTGCGAAGTGCACAGACAAAGCCACACCTTCAGATATATAGGTCTCTATATGATATGATTTTTGGCATACAGGTCGATTCTTTGCATGGCGGTGAGGTTTCGCTTGTTGTGTTTTTCGTTGAAGAAGATTTCgtagagggagaaggagcaTCCACCGAGATGATCGACGTATCCCGGGCCAGTGCCCCAGACGTCTAGCCAgacttttccttttctcgtgaCGTCGGACTCCGTGATGTCTCGGAAggcaggaagacgaaggggaatGGTGACCTCGTCGTCCCAGACAGGATTCAAAGTGTTTCGCACTGTTCGCGTTCGCCGCGAAGTTCCGTCGAAGGATACCTCCACGTACGAGTCGACCACAGGTCGATTGTCAGGCGTCACGATCTGGTCCACGTCTTTTATTCGGAGAATCAAGTACACCCGGTCGCTGTCCGACTGAGCAGGCAGAGCCGCACGAAAGACCGAgcgcagaaagagaacacatgagaaaaaaaagagacggcgaagggcagacaggcagcgaaggagaggagcaaGACTATATATAGGAAAGATGGAAAGAGAGCGATGTGAGGGAGACGCcaccgcgagaaaaacaaaaagcatcacagcgagagcgaagagcagatatacaaatatatgcatatatatatatatatatatatatacgtgtagATGAGGACATACaaatatgtaaatatatatatatatatatctacatgcGTGTGTAAATATGTCTACATTTGAGGAGAGCGCCAGCGAGACGAATCGGAGGAAAGAGTCGCGGGCAACTTGAGACAAGAAGAGTCATGAGAGCACACCGAAGGCTGGGCGCGGGTGCAACGAAGGCGGCGGGGGCAAGAGGCCTACCTCTGAGACTTCGCCGAGTTGACGATATCTCGGCAAGTGGGCAACCATCACTGTTCCCTCCACGAATCCGAAACACCATTCCTTCAGCTCATGCCCCCAGCCTTCCATCTTGGCTTGGAGCGCCAACCACATGGGCGTCCCCAGCTCGGTGCTCAGGCAGGAGTAATCGACGACGCCGCGGAGCGGAATCTGGCCGTAGCCGATCTGGCGCATCACTTTCGGCGCAGTCGTGTCTTCGACAACGACCTAGACAAGCACAAGTCGCATGTGAAAAGCAACGATCGAACacccagaagaaaaagcgcaAAAACActcggcagagaaggaggcgaacaAGCCAGTGACGAAGCCAgtgaagaagcaagaaagcgaacaagcaagagagagaaccagcgagagagcaagagagagagcaagagagagaaagaaagactgCAAAACTGGGACGATTCAGAAAAGGAGtaacgagagacagagaaagctgCCCAGGTTGGGGAGAAGGCGCCAGTCGTGAGCAGAGGGAACTCCACTGgcgagggggaagagaacggagTTCAAGGACGTAGACGTTCAGCGACTGGGTGGAGCCAAGCGAAACCCAACAACAGCCGAGACTGCGAGAGACTTGGCGTCACGGGAACTGTGTATTAACATGCACATCTGACAGGATTATAACTCGTCCACCTGCGGGAAGAGGTGACGCGTAAAAAGAGCCGGAAAACTGCTGAAAGTCAGGCAATCACATCCCCGCGAGTGGAGCGAGGCATCTTGCGTTACGAGAGTCTCAAAGCCATGCAAGAAGCGCCTTACGAAGATACACTCATGCGACCCTCATCGACTCCTCAACCAACTCACGCCAATCCTCTCATGTGTGCGTCTGTTTGTGTGCATAAACACCGACGTCTCCAGGCTTAAGCGACCAGGACCGCTGTAGCATACGGGGACGTTAACACCGCTGTCTTCAAGTGTAGATACAGATATTCATGTATGTGCCTACACCGCAGTATCTCTTCCCGTCTGCGCAATTCTGTACGACCCTCGTTCTAAAGATTCAAAGGGAAATCTACACATTTGTCTCCAGTAATCCTGTCGATAACAACATCAATATCCACCagtgtatacacatataaatagatacacacacatacaaacgcatatacatacacatatatatatgtatatatatataagtatatatgtatataatcatacacacatacaaatTCCCACATAAGCGGGCAGAGACACTCACATAGGATCCCACGTAAGCCTCCACATGcttatttatatatttatatatatatatatatttgcaaATGGAATGCGTTTACTTGGCTTTGTTGCTGACCTGTATGTATGTGGAGTCGAGGTCTCTGAGAGTGCCGCGGAAGTAGATTTCTCCGAGGTTATCCCACCTGGGGATTCCGTCGGCAGGACGTTCGGAGGAGACGAGTCCGAGACCTTTGTTCATTGAGCTTGCATGCATGAGGGAGATGGTCATTTTCACCTGGGGTCCGTCTGCTTTGTTGCCATCTTTCTtgtcctcgcctttccttctcttggaCAAAGGCGGCCTCAAGGAGGCAGGCAGTTCCTCGAGCTGGTCGGAGGCGAGAATGGTGGCCTGGTGCTGGAGAAAGATCTCCTCCATGTTGCGGTTGCCGTCTTCAGGTCTGTTCGACTCCAGGCCGGACGGCGACCGCGTACCTCGATTCGGCATTTTCATTGCGCTTTCGAAGCCGAGGTGAGACAGACGCGCGGAACCTTTATCCGCGAATCCGCCGAGCATCTCCGGTCGAGACGCGCCCGGCAGCAGCTCTCTgcagggagaaggaggaaaccgagaaaagCTCAGGTCCAGTGAAGCACGGATACACGTGGATGCGGAAGCGAgcgagcgaaagaaagaacgaaaggaagagagaacgaaagcgagggagaaaacaagacagagagaattGCTTGAAGTTAAGACGCATTCGCAAATAGTTGGCCATGAATCCACATTTTTTTGAAATTGGCTCTATAGCTGCCTGGGCAAGTAGAGATCTGGATGAAGCCACCCATCTATACAAGCACCAgcacgcacacacatatacctacatatatatatatatatatatgtatatatacatgcatagaagtatatatatatatatatatgcatatatatgtatatatatatatatatatatatatggaatAACTATTTTTGGGTACGGCGTGTTGATGGGATTTGTGACGTACCTTTGactgtctcttttttgcaTTTCTCTTTTGACTTGTCTCTGTTGAAAGACGTATTTCGCTTGATCTGCGAGCTGGTGACGCTTGAAGCCTATCGTCGCCTCGCGCGTGTAGCCGCCCTTGTTCTTCCCGCGGTTCGCGATCTTTTCTTGCAGAGTTGGACATGGCATGATCTGCACGAGGCGCCACTTGACAAAGGACAACTCGAAGTCGTACAGCTCCTGGAAATACAGGTGAAAGCTGATTCGACAGCGACGCGACCGACGCCCTACAAAGCAGGCACACACCAAACAGCGACACACATGCACCAATAGAAATACTCAAATGCGAACACAACTGTgcaattatatatatatatatatatatgcaggtgTAAATAAATGAATAAATGAATACATAAATAAATGAATTAATAAACGAACAAATGAATGAATACATATGCGCGCCCATGTGGTTGTGTGTGATTTTCCATCACCTGCATGTGCGTCTGGTCACCTTTGTAAATAAGACAGTATGTTAGTGAGTGTTTCAACCAGAAAGGTAACATCTTCTGCACATGtttgtgtacatatatgtatatatgtatatacatatatatatatatatatatgtacatatatgggCCTAGGTGTCTTAGTGACTACGGATGTCTCTACACAGACGCATGTGGACATGTTTCCATCTACAGGCAACTACACAGATTTTTTTGCATGGAACGATACAGCGACGGATATGAAACGAGCAAAAAATAGAGGGATGCGGACGCTGAAGCTCGACGAATGAAAGAGTTCCGCAGAGAGATATCTGAGACTCCcggtctctcgtctctctggggAGTCCGTGAACCACGCCTGGACTTGTGGTTGGTACACAGAAAATCACCTTTGATGAATTTGTAGAGGTCGCGCTCGACGTGCGTTTCTCCGGTAGCCAGATTTAGCAGCGCCTCTTCATAAACAGCCTCAAGGTGATTCAGCGTCCAGTTCCGATACTCCCAGAcctgagagaaaaggaggcggAAAAAGACTAAAAAATtcaggaaaaagaacgaCCGAGAACAACAGACACTCGTGGCActcgcgagaaggaaaagagaaggcagtGGTAAACAACgagaaacaacagaagagacacaaataCAGACGCGTTGCATTTGACTGTTGCCACacgtgtacgtacagccaAACCTATCGTACGGCATCAAGGTGATTCCATATCGGTTGAACGTGATTCCTTTTCGACCATTTGTGTTGTTGTGTCAGTGAACTGCGTTTAAGCGTCCTTGATACTTCATGCACGCGTTAATGACATTCACACTGATAAATCCCCGAAaggcaaagaaaacgagggagcaAAAAAACAGCAACACAAGCCAGCCACTCACTCCTTCGCGCAGCCGCTCAAGCATTTGCGGACCTCCTGATACCATGCAGGGCCCCTCttggggtgtacagacacctcggCCTCCCCACTAGTAGCACCCACCGCGCTGcacgcagctgctgctgttgCATGCGAGCGCCGTTTTCGTTCGTTTGGCGTCGCATCACTCACCTTGATTTTcagcttttctctttcgaggTCGAGGTAGGACCCGCGATATTCGAAGGCCTTTCGAAAATGCATGTCCACGGGACCTGCATTGCTCACATCTGGAATGACGGGAGTTCGCAGGTAATTCTTGTCTTGTCCTGTCGCGTAAATCAAAACGGACGTTCCTTTCTGCAAACGAAAAGCAATTCATGCAACGCCACCGTTCACGCAGGCTCTcccttcactttctctcaATCCCAAAAGCCTTAAGAAGCCGCCGAACGCGCCAGAACTAAAGCGAATCATTCATACTAGAGCGATAAAGAGGCACAAAGAAATCTCTCTGaagatatatgtatatatatatatatatatatttaaacATGAATATATGagtataagtatatatatgtaagcATGCGTgttatataaatatatatatatatatataagtgcATTCGTAGATGTTCAAGGAGGTACGCACGCAgatctctgcctctttctcggtgtatacagatatagatagagatatagatagagatagagtTACAGATATAgagatacagatatagagatacagatagagatagagatatatatgtatatcggTGTAGACGTcgacacacgcatgcacaagTACACACTGGTTTCCCCGTCACATTTGTGAGGAAGGCTATTGTGTTTTCGGTGAAGGCGGCCGTTGGCGCAGCCTCCGACAGtcgcgtggagagagaggagaccgaCGTGGACTTTGCATTCTTCGCGTGTGCCTCCGAACTCGAACTCCATGAAGGCGGAGAAGTTGTCGTCCATGTAGTTTTGAATTTGCAGGTTCCACAGGACAACCTTCCATCTTCTAGGGTACGACCAGTGCTTGCGCTCGtcctccgcctctcctcgctcttctggaGGCTGGTCAATGAGATCGAGAAACTCCTCGTAAGTGTACTCCTGCGCTCCTGTGTGCAGACACGGAACGGCTcgcgacgcagacgctcCACTGAGTCGACAGCGCCGCTCGCGCAGCGAAAGGCCCAGACCTCCACcaacagatgcatgcaccgatgaaagcgcgaagaagcgagataCGCATTTTCTCGACATCGAGGAGATGCCGAGCCACGCACTTGCGAGGAGATGTGTGTTGTCCAATCTCTCGGacatgcgcgcatgcattgACTGTATACACGGAACCCATACgcaaacagacacacatgtAAATGTATAAAAATAGAGATGTGTGCAGATGTATATGcttgtatatgcatatatatatatatatatatatacatatatatatatatatatgtaagttTGCGACAATGAATGTGGGGAGACGGGGATTTGGTAGGAGGTTCTTACCCCCAGACTCACCGGAAGGTGCCCTTTGAACAAATGTACGGAAGGTGAGAGGGAGTTTGTCGCTCTCGGTTCGACTTTTTTCCCCTGCCCAGCCGCTCACCGAGGAGCAGTTGGAAGACCCGGAAGCACAACTGGACGTAAATATATCAAAATCTacgtatacatgcatgtgtgtgcgtgtaaagatacatatatatatatatatggagagagaggctttTGATTCGTCGTCTTTGCGCGTACCGAGAGACTCGTCGAAGAGCATTTTCTCGATTTCAGCTTGGTCGAGAGGCTCTGcgccctcgcctccttcggCTGGCGCAGCTGCgacgtcttcctctgccccCCCTGCAGCTTGGTCGGGAGCCTTCTCCTCGGCAGCCTGCGGGGGCTTCGACTCCACCTTGGCCTCTGCGGCCTCCACCATTTCCTTTAGTTTCATCATCTTGccaacgaagagaagacgaaccgCGCGAAGAAcacgagacgaagacaaaaagaagactggacgacgacgagaaaaaaacggaaggaaacgagaagaagacgacgagtAGAAGGAAACCACGAAGCCGGCCTGGATGGAAGAGatggcagagaagagaaggaggctgagagccgaagaaggaagaaaagacgaggagagagaacgacgggggggagaagaggctcAGAGTAGTACACGAGTAGAGCGGTCAGACGAgaacaaaagaaaagaagagagcgcggATGACGAGATCAG
This window of the Toxoplasma gondii ME49 chromosome VI, whole genome shotgun sequence genome carries:
- a CDS encoding hypothetical protein (encoded by transcript TGME49_240910), coding for MMKLKEMVEAAEAKVESKPPQAAEEKAPDQAAGGAEEDVAAAPAEGGEGAEPLDQAEIEKMLFDESLGAQEYTYEEFLDLIDQPPEERGEAEDERKHWSYPRRWKVVLWNLQIQNYMDDNFSAFMEFEFGGTREECKVHKGTSVLIYATGQDKNYLRTPVIPDVSNAGPVDMHFRKAFEYRGSYLDLEREKLKIKVWEYRNWTLNHLEAVYEEALLNLATGETHVERDLYKFIKGRRSRRCRISFHLYFQELYDFELSFVKWRLVQIMPCPTLQEKIANRGKNKGGYTREATIGFKRHQLADQAKYVFQQRQVKREMQKRDSQRELLPGASRPEMLGGFADKGSARLSHLGFESAMKMPNRGTRSPSGLESNRPEDGNRNMEEIFLQHQATILASDQLEELPASLRPPLSKRRKGEDKKDGNKADGPQVKMTISLMHASSMNKGLGLVSSERPADGIPRWDNLGEIYFRGTLRDLDSTYIQVVVEDTTAPKVMRQIGYGQIPLRGVVDYSCLSTELGTPMWLALQAKMEGWGHELKEWCFGFVEGTVMVAHLPRYRQLGEVSESDSDRVYLILRIKDVDQIVTPDNRPVVDSYVEVSFDGTSRRTRTVRNTLNPVWDDEVTIPLRLPAFRDITESDVTRKGKVWLDVWGTGPGYVDHLGGCSFSLYEIFFNEKHNKRNLTAMQRIDLEANTRQSYETRVFSTSRRLAFIHKADRPSTIQFEAWTCPDILEVSGIDKLPEPERITTTSNFPRALRNTYERLKRMYAEVIEKKGLVNPDTGVGPPRFFDVEFLDQRKETHYAPTMVTRIRPPFGVDSESSVFHYCRCVPFAVKRENLVFTPEFAVQIRSGNAMDHSILMTSLLLGLPAFAFVCVGTLWDKHMHAWVATFHYDDDRACGVVKFWETTTGLVYTLKHRFRDPYTLQRLSADPEFGILKMMNIQRRKRLSILGVSVDADTPDYISRSGEDLVQSEFPTGGAKLPYRSLDIMFNNRNVWLNIQDGNPAKVWFDIWDVEQWYQFSPGLHDVPPCFIVRGFGAKVAEWQFDRAAQEIQGKVLSDITAFRATRNLPTKWNRDDVLDAFLQMGLELLHQAATARDEDFQLARLKLEDWKKAFYSKVPCSYRVRGAPLHFNTYDSKTISDAIIANVDFVESRDRSAFFSLAVMLYNLPGELVSTYVYICVTQKVTERERRRILAQKEKQSREDAQRKARKQRRKAGHEGADNGAEDKQGAEGNEEEHGDAAAAAVAEESVSAEAVQGDEEPKKVVKKGAVPRVKKRSYDQVEGTEVAAIAIERDFFTEAEAPDFKNLMSDVEHAINTHLGLSPGRVRAFQARYAEKRIVFAVGPPMDDATEADAVSSVALMEKLRDILPSMAHEEGRFQEVTGGGATLQWDGPGTNILDRIAQEQATAGEGEQQTSEGIPTRDMQVDGTAVLEEAGEKSDKKKKKKEKKEKKEKKEKKEKKEKKEKKKKKGGETAAEPEEASAVLAPPPVPVPAAAIPSVLLPADSEDGEKEQPKEKKKEKKEKKKKKDGETDAEPEEASAVLAPPPVPVPAAAIPSILLPTDGEDGEKEKTKEKKTEKKKEKHTEKKHKKKSEALPESETTAVVTVTPGEEDETSPLVPVPSSIASSEAPEPPASTRVTPAPEPKAKPGLSMGAALLAVRARSRLQRKHLAQQLSSSSSSEVSASSASSLSPSSSSSSDFAETRAKADALRARLQAAQARLAAARETEVSSSETESSETSEASFLSSDGEWDALWQSQRAAAMERQQRLQKMVSGVKAAYRRLEEENTRLAATRRRDDKLQRQVEAERERAVELLKEATRRAKEEKDLIARQPPPARDWSDTVVLSTPQIFVNSQAACAPFADSGRDEGGRDEWYEVSDACSRRAESSNESRTTAGAKLRQQQLDLAGRT